The following proteins are co-located in the Polystyrenella longa genome:
- a CDS encoding 5-(carboxyamino)imidazole ribonucleotide synthase — translation MTQYFPPGSKLGVLGSGQLGRMFAIAARRLGYGVHVFSPDENSPTAQVADREFVAEYDDLNAIEEFAQSVSVITFEFENVPAASTDVAQKFTRVDPCVEILHLSQNRNREKSSLAAMGIPVPKFEPVHSLDDLKQAVQKLGRPSVLKTATMGYDGKGQTLIQPDTDLETLWPEYEGQESILEQFVDFEMEISVVGARGREGDFAACGPIQNDHRNHILDVSVLPAMVSDAIAKQAIEVTRTVMSEIDVVGVLCIEFFVTSDGRLLVNELAPRPHNSGHLTIDACETCQFEQQVRAIAGLPLGQFNHHQPAAMVNLLGDEWEQGEPDWVEFTRQFPDVKIHLYGKEEPRPGRKMGHLTCLAETGSVAAERVLQARELLTARYR, via the coding sequence ATGACACAATACTTTCCTCCAGGTTCGAAATTAGGTGTCTTAGGCAGTGGGCAATTGGGACGCATGTTTGCCATAGCGGCACGGCGATTGGGATATGGCGTCCATGTCTTTTCCCCTGACGAGAACTCTCCCACAGCTCAGGTAGCAGATCGTGAGTTCGTCGCTGAATACGACGATCTGAACGCAATTGAAGAGTTCGCCCAATCCGTTTCCGTGATCACGTTTGAATTCGAAAACGTTCCCGCCGCCAGTACGGATGTCGCTCAGAAATTTACGCGGGTGGATCCCTGTGTGGAGATTCTGCATCTTTCTCAAAATCGAAATCGAGAAAAAAGTTCGCTGGCGGCGATGGGAATCCCCGTTCCTAAGTTTGAGCCTGTTCATTCACTCGATGATTTAAAACAGGCTGTGCAGAAACTGGGACGACCGTCAGTTCTGAAAACGGCGACGATGGGCTACGACGGCAAAGGCCAAACGCTGATCCAGCCTGATACCGACCTTGAAACTCTCTGGCCGGAATACGAAGGGCAGGAATCCATACTGGAACAGTTCGTCGATTTCGAGATGGAAATCTCCGTGGTGGGGGCACGGGGGAGAGAAGGCGACTTTGCTGCCTGCGGGCCCATACAAAACGATCATCGAAACCATATTCTCGATGTCTCAGTACTGCCGGCGATGGTATCCGATGCGATTGCCAAACAGGCCATCGAGGTTACCCGGACAGTCATGTCGGAAATCGATGTTGTCGGTGTTCTTTGTATCGAGTTTTTCGTGACCAGCGATGGTCGATTGCTCGTGAATGAATTGGCCCCTCGTCCTCACAACTCTGGTCACCTGACGATTGATGCTTGTGAAACGTGCCAGTTTGAACAACAGGTGAGAGCGATTGCCGGGCTGCCTCTGGGGCAATTCAATCATCATCAACCGGCCGCCATGGTCAACCTGCTCGGAGATGAATGGGAACAGGGGGAACCGGACTGGGTGGAATTTACTCGTCAATTCCCCGATGTTAAAATTCATCTGTATGGCAAAGAAGAGCCGAGGCCCGGTCGCAAAATGGGCCACCTGACCTGTCTGGCCGAGACGGGCTCCGTGGCTGCAGAACGGGTTCTTCAAGCGAGAGAACTGCTCACCGCTCGTTATCGTTAA
- the purE gene encoding 5-(carboxyamino)imidazole ribonucleotide mutase, producing MTDKSAPLVGIIMGSKSDWETMKPASEILDQFEIPHECRVVSAHRTPQWMAEYAEQAEPRGLEVIIAGAGGAAHLPGMVSSQTILPVLGVPVKSRALNGLDSLLSIVQMPGGVPVGTLAIGDAGAINGALLAIRILANSRPELREKLHEFQQVQTETVMENSVLK from the coding sequence ATGACTGACAAGAGTGCCCCACTGGTGGGTATCATTATGGGAAGCAAGTCTGACTGGGAAACGATGAAACCGGCCAGTGAAATTCTGGACCAATTCGAGATTCCCCATGAATGCCGAGTCGTCTCCGCACACCGCACTCCTCAATGGATGGCGGAATACGCGGAACAGGCTGAACCGCGTGGATTGGAAGTGATCATCGCCGGCGCGGGCGGTGCGGCTCACCTGCCTGGAATGGTCTCCTCTCAGACAATCTTGCCCGTTCTAGGAGTTCCGGTCAAAAGCCGTGCGTTGAACGGACTTGATTCGCTTCTATCGATCGTGCAAATGCCGGGTGGAGTTCCAGTCGGGACACTCGCCATCGGCGACGCCGGAGCCATCAACGGTGCGCTACTCGCCATTCGGATTCTAGCCAACAGCCGTCCTGAGCTACGTGAGAAACTTCATGAGTTCCAACAGGTGCAAACGGAAACAGTCATGGAGAATTCTGTTTTGAAATAG
- a CDS encoding DUF1573 domain-containing protein, which translates to MPTKNMILRFVPAIALFVCLSGVASAQELSWAEKMFDEHKHDFGTVARGAEARYRFKFTNNYEETVHISHVKTTCGCTGATPSKDTIPSGESAYIEVAMDTNKFSHEKNSNAIIVFDKPFYKEVRLPIRAYIRTDVVVTPGWANFGSVDHGETKVMDLSIQYSGRADWHVTDIISNNKYIVAEATETSRSAYNIRYNLKVTVKEDAPLGVLRDQVILVTDDSNNPKVPVLVEASIESDLMVANAPLALGNLFPGQVKNSSLIIKGKVPFEIESIECESRGDMFKVKRPETAKKVQIVPIMITPSEEDGNFSEEFTIKITGREEPLKFTAYGRIVAKQ; encoded by the coding sequence ATGCCAACGAAAAATATGATTCTTAGATTTGTGCCGGCGATTGCCTTGTTTGTCTGCCTTTCCGGGGTTGCTTCGGCACAGGAATTAAGCTGGGCAGAGAAAATGTTTGACGAGCACAAACATGATTTTGGAACCGTCGCTCGCGGTGCAGAAGCTCGTTACCGTTTCAAATTCACCAACAACTACGAAGAAACCGTACACATCTCGCATGTGAAAACGACTTGTGGTTGCACCGGCGCTACTCCGTCGAAAGACACCATTCCAAGTGGAGAATCTGCTTACATTGAAGTGGCGATGGACACGAACAAGTTCTCCCACGAGAAAAACTCCAACGCGATCATCGTGTTTGATAAACCATTCTACAAAGAAGTTCGCCTGCCGATCCGGGCGTACATTCGTACGGACGTGGTGGTGACTCCGGGTTGGGCTAACTTTGGTTCCGTCGACCACGGTGAAACCAAGGTGATGGATTTGAGTATTCAATACTCAGGTCGCGCTGACTGGCATGTGACAGACATTATCAGCAATAACAAGTACATCGTAGCTGAAGCTACTGAAACGTCTCGAAGTGCATACAACATTCGTTACAACTTGAAAGTCACCGTCAAAGAAGATGCCCCTCTGGGAGTTCTTCGCGATCAAGTTATTCTTGTCACCGATGACAGTAACAATCCTAAAGTTCCTGTCCTCGTGGAAGCAAGTATCGAGTCTGACTTGATGGTGGCGAATGCTCCTCTTGCTCTCGGGAACCTGTTCCCTGGACAAGTCAAAAACTCCAGCCTGATCATCAAAGGGAAAGTCCCTTTCGAAATCGAAAGTATCGAATGCGAAAGCCGGGGCGATATGTTCAAAGTAAAACGGCCTGAGACTGCCAAAAAAGTGCAGATCGTTCCAATCATGATTACGCCATCGGAAGAAGATGGGAACTTCTCAGAAGAGTTCACCATCAAAATCACCGGTCGCGAAGAGCCACTCAAATTCACCGCTTACGGACGAATTGTGGCTAAACAATAA
- a CDS encoding thioredoxin-like domain-containing protein produces the protein MTCSLMTAFFLLCCTTLSCAAPETESKDSEPDTTAEADAENLPEYPRPAKLPLSPNLLDIPDGEWLNTSGPISMEDLRGKIVIFDFWTYCCINCIHVLPDLEYLEEKYPNELVVIGVHSAKFDNEKISDNIREAIMRYEIKHPVLNDREMSIWRKIGVRAWPTLVLIDAEGNACLLASGEGNRELMDKFVGELIEYHDARDQLDRTPIDFDLEREKQPVTPLKYPGKLLVDEQNDRLFISDSNHNRIVISSLDGKLIDVIGSGGLGTKDGGYAEATFDHAQGMALHEDILYIADTENHLIRAVDLKQKQVKTLIGTGEQARSRQPSGEISTFAINSPWALEVHNGTLFIAMAGPHQIWQHEIGSDTVSVYAGSGREDIVDGSLSESALAQPSSLKLHNGFLYVADSEGSSIREVPTDPGGKVRTILGTHDLEFGQSLFAFGDKDGKGTEARLQHPLGLAFAGDTLYVADSYNHKIKQVEFEKDKSGNNVGVATTILGSGDTGTSLDPLELSEPAGLAVIGNNLLIADTNNHRIVKYDLTTKAASEFVVAGLTSPKLPKSGDSDEIADSDIQTLKAVTIQVGTEAEILVQIAMPEGYKLNKLYPANIQLESSNTQLFQADQLGKRLKPEFASDTELRLALPVAAEAGKGDLTLKIRFGYCRDGKGGLCKVSSMVLKLPVTTEAGSDQRSISIPVSVE, from the coding sequence ATGACCTGTTCTCTGATGACTGCCTTTTTCCTGCTTTGTTGCACCACCCTCAGCTGCGCTGCTCCCGAAACGGAATCGAAAGATAGCGAGCCTGACACCACTGCAGAGGCAGATGCGGAAAATCTCCCCGAGTATCCCCGTCCGGCAAAACTTCCTCTGTCGCCCAATCTTCTTGACATTCCCGACGGAGAATGGCTGAACACCTCCGGCCCTATCTCCATGGAGGATCTCCGCGGCAAGATAGTCATTTTCGACTTCTGGACTTATTGCTGTATCAACTGCATCCATGTGCTCCCGGATCTCGAGTATCTCGAAGAGAAATACCCGAACGAACTCGTCGTTATTGGTGTTCACTCGGCAAAATTTGATAACGAGAAGATTTCCGACAACATCCGCGAAGCGATCATGCGGTATGAAATCAAACACCCCGTATTAAACGACCGCGAGATGTCCATCTGGAGAAAGATCGGCGTACGTGCATGGCCCACGCTGGTCTTGATCGATGCCGAGGGCAATGCCTGCCTGCTCGCTTCGGGTGAGGGAAATCGAGAATTGATGGATAAATTCGTGGGCGAATTGATCGAATACCACGATGCCCGCGATCAACTGGACCGCACGCCGATCGACTTCGATCTTGAGCGGGAAAAGCAACCGGTCACTCCGCTGAAATACCCCGGAAAACTGCTGGTTGACGAGCAAAACGACCGCCTGTTCATTTCAGACAGCAACCATAACCGAATCGTCATCTCTTCTCTGGACGGTAAATTGATCGATGTCATCGGTTCCGGAGGATTGGGAACGAAAGACGGTGGGTATGCCGAAGCGACGTTTGATCATGCCCAGGGTATGGCCCTGCACGAGGACATTCTTTATATCGCAGACACAGAAAACCACTTGATTCGAGCAGTCGATCTCAAACAAAAACAAGTGAAGACTTTAATCGGTACCGGCGAGCAAGCTCGCTCTCGACAGCCTTCAGGAGAGATCAGCACCTTCGCCATCAACAGTCCATGGGCCTTGGAGGTCCATAACGGCACCCTGTTTATCGCCATGGCCGGTCCTCATCAGATCTGGCAACACGAAATTGGTTCCGACACGGTCTCTGTTTATGCCGGATCCGGTCGCGAAGATATTGTCGACGGATCCTTGAGTGAATCGGCACTTGCCCAGCCCTCTTCTTTAAAACTCCATAATGGCTTCCTGTATGTGGCCGATTCGGAGGGCTCTTCAATTCGGGAAGTCCCCACAGATCCGGGTGGGAAAGTACGCACGATCCTGGGAACTCACGACCTTGAGTTCGGACAGTCGCTCTTTGCCTTCGGAGACAAGGATGGCAAAGGAACCGAAGCCCGATTGCAACATCCTCTGGGACTGGCGTTCGCGGGAGACACTCTCTACGTCGCGGACAGTTACAACCATAAAATCAAGCAGGTCGAATTCGAAAAGGATAAGTCCGGTAATAATGTGGGAGTCGCCACCACCATTCTGGGTAGCGGTGACACCGGAACTTCTTTAGACCCGCTCGAACTGTCCGAACCCGCCGGTCTGGCCGTCATCGGGAACAACCTGTTGATCGCAGACACGAATAATCACCGTATCGTGAAATACGACCTCACCACCAAAGCTGCGAGTGAATTCGTCGTTGCAGGATTAACCTCTCCAAAATTACCCAAATCAGGTGATTCAGACGAAATTGCGGATTCGGACATCCAAACTCTCAAAGCGGTAACCATTCAGGTGGGTACCGAAGCTGAGATCCTGGTTCAGATCGCAATGCCTGAAGGGTATAAGTTAAACAAGCTTTACCCAGCGAACATTCAACTGGAATCGTCCAATACGCAGCTGTTCCAAGCTGACCAGCTGGGCAAACGGTTGAAACCTGAATTCGCTTCGGACACGGAACTGCGATTGGCTCTTCCTGTGGCTGCAGAGGCCGGAAAAGGGGATTTAACCCTGAAAATTCGCTTCGGATATTGTCGCGACGGAAAAGGAGGGCTCTGCAAAGTGAGCTCAATGGTCCTCAAACTCCCAGTCACGACAGAAGCTGGAAGTGATCAGAGGTCCATATCCATTCCGGTATCAGTTGAGTAA
- the rpsB gene encoding 30S ribosomal protein S2 codes for MSEIVVKDILEAGVHYGHKTSRWNPKMRPYIYGRRNLIHIIDIRETIRGILRAQKYLQRVTSQGSLVLFVGTKRQASDAVAQCAQACGMPYVTERWLGGTLTNFRTIRDRLKRLDELESMQESGEIHTYSKKMQSTLMREYRKIYRNLNGIRDMNRLPEALVIIDPKKEKNAVHEAHLIGAKVVGLIDTDSDPDEVDLPIPGNDDSIRSIKLIMDHVTSVINNNKEAASKDDQAGADNEPKAVPSL; via the coding sequence ATGTCTGAGATTGTTGTTAAAGATATTCTTGAAGCGGGCGTCCACTACGGCCACAAAACCAGCCGCTGGAACCCCAAAATGCGTCCTTATATCTACGGACGCCGTAACCTGATTCATATCATCGACATTCGCGAAACGATCCGCGGAATTCTGCGGGCTCAAAAATACCTGCAGCGAGTCACGTCCCAGGGAAGCCTGGTCCTCTTCGTCGGAACAAAACGACAAGCATCCGATGCAGTCGCTCAGTGTGCTCAGGCTTGCGGAATGCCTTACGTTACCGAACGTTGGTTGGGTGGAACCCTGACGAACTTCCGGACGATTCGTGACCGCCTGAAACGGCTGGACGAGCTGGAAAGCATGCAGGAGTCTGGTGAAATTCACACTTACTCCAAAAAAATGCAGTCCACACTGATGCGGGAATACCGCAAAATCTACCGGAACCTGAACGGTATCCGCGACATGAACCGGTTGCCTGAAGCACTGGTCATCATCGATCCGAAAAAAGAGAAAAACGCCGTTCACGAAGCACACCTCATTGGTGCTAAAGTGGTTGGCCTGATTGATACCGACAGCGATCCGGACGAAGTCGATCTTCCGATTCCCGGCAACGACGACAGTATCCGCTCGATTAAACTGATCATGGACCATGTCACCAGCGTGATCAACAACAACAAAGAAGCGGCTTCGAAAGACGATCAGGCGGGTGCAGACAACGAACCCAAAGCTGTTCCGTCTCTCTAA
- the tsf gene encoding translation elongation factor Ts, with the protein MADITAAAVKALREITDLPMMTCKKALVQAEGDQDKAIAILKEEVGKVREKRADNATEEGFIFSKVNDDGSAAVMVEVLCESAPVATGKDLADFGAQLTEQLMNGPGAATAEELLAQPAPGTDQTLQEIFDSIVNKIREKIIVGRITKQEGPVASYVHHNGKIAVLFKASGEKLNMDVMRDVAMHIAAMNPTVCSESDVDPAAVKEYRAQLTEEAKASGKPENIIEKMVDGRMKNFYVEQGVLVAQAFAKDDSKTVSQALAEGGLTADSFTLWVLGN; encoded by the coding sequence ATGGCCGATATTACCGCTGCCGCCGTAAAGGCGCTCCGTGAGATCACCGACCTCCCCATGATGACTTGCAAAAAGGCACTTGTGCAGGCAGAGGGCGACCAAGATAAAGCGATCGCAATCCTGAAAGAAGAAGTGGGCAAGGTCCGCGAAAAACGCGCTGACAACGCCACTGAAGAAGGATTCATCTTCAGTAAAGTCAACGACGATGGCAGTGCTGCTGTCATGGTGGAAGTTCTGTGCGAATCTGCTCCTGTTGCTACCGGCAAAGACCTGGCAGATTTCGGTGCTCAACTGACCGAACAGCTGATGAACGGCCCTGGAGCCGCCACTGCTGAAGAACTGCTGGCACAACCAGCACCGGGAACCGACCAGACCTTACAGGAAATCTTCGATTCGATCGTAAACAAGATTCGCGAAAAAATTATCGTCGGGCGTATTACCAAACAGGAAGGCCCTGTCGCTTCCTACGTCCATCACAATGGGAAGATCGCCGTGCTGTTCAAAGCATCGGGCGAAAAACTGAACATGGACGTAATGCGTGACGTCGCGATGCACATTGCGGCAATGAACCCGACTGTCTGCTCCGAATCCGATGTCGATCCAGCCGCAGTCAAAGAGTACCGTGCCCAGCTGACGGAAGAAGCAAAAGCATCAGGTAAACCGGAAAACATCATCGAAAAAATGGTTGATGGCCGGATGAAAAACTTTTATGTCGAACAGGGTGTCCTTGTGGCTCAGGCCTTTGCCAAGGACGATTCAAAAACGGTCAGCCAGGCGCTTGCCGAAGGCGGCTTGACCGCAGACTCCTTCACCCTCTGGGTGCTGGGGAACTGA
- the pyrH gene encoding UMP kinase, with protein sequence MSETPEKTSVFNRALLKLSGESFCRSGESGISMTAVAALSQQLKRAYETGVQLAIVTGGGNILRGKEFSAFSKSINAPTAHYMGMLATVINGLALQDALENIGVPTRLQTAIRMEGVAEPFIRRRCVRHLEKGRVVILAAGTGSPFVTTDTAAALRAREIEADIVLKATKVDGIYSEDPMKNPHAVRYPSIKFQDVLSQNLQVMDAQAFHHCMEHKIPIIVFNYQKDGNLDRVLAGEKIGTRVVPNDEPASAS encoded by the coding sequence ATGTCTGAAACTCCAGAAAAAACGTCCGTATTCAATCGTGCGCTGCTCAAGTTGAGCGGTGAAAGTTTTTGCCGCAGCGGCGAAAGCGGAATCAGCATGACGGCGGTTGCAGCACTGTCACAACAACTGAAACGGGCATATGAGACCGGCGTGCAGTTGGCGATCGTGACAGGTGGAGGCAACATCCTTCGCGGTAAAGAGTTCTCTGCCTTCAGCAAATCGATCAACGCTCCCACCGCTCATTACATGGGTATGCTGGCGACCGTCATCAACGGGCTGGCTCTTCAGGACGCACTCGAAAACATCGGTGTGCCGACTCGCCTTCAGACTGCGATTCGTATGGAAGGTGTTGCCGAACCCTTCATTCGACGTCGCTGTGTTCGCCACTTGGAAAAAGGTCGAGTCGTCATTCTGGCAGCGGGAACAGGGAGTCCCTTCGTCACCACCGACACAGCTGCGGCACTGCGAGCGCGTGAAATTGAAGCGGATATCGTGCTCAAAGCAACGAAAGTCGATGGCATCTACTCTGAAGATCCAATGAAGAATCCTCACGCGGTTCGGTATCCGTCAATTAAGTTTCAGGATGTGCTTTCGCAGAACCTGCAGGTCATGGATGCCCAGGCATTCCATCACTGTATGGAACACAAGATTCCAATTATCGTGTTTAACTATCAGAAAGACGGCAACCTCGACAGGGTGCTGGCCGGCGAGAAAATTGGAACACGCGTTGTTCCTAATGACGAACCCGCTTCCGCCAGTTAA
- the frr gene encoding ribosome recycling factor → MERAEIISDAEDRMKKASTHLHDQLQGLRTGRATPGLIDSIRVNVYGSPTPLKQCANISVPEPQQIVIKPYDPSVISAIVKAIQASDTGLSPNPESRLIRLNVPPLSTERRKQLVGRVKELAEEARISIRNIRRDANKHADNSQKDKVLSEDECNDVKDEIQELTKKFEGQVNETASAKETEVMEE, encoded by the coding sequence ATGGAACGCGCTGAAATTATTTCCGATGCTGAGGACCGTATGAAAAAAGCATCGACGCATCTCCACGATCAATTGCAGGGCTTACGGACGGGGCGTGCCACGCCGGGCCTGATCGATTCGATCCGCGTCAATGTTTATGGTTCTCCCACGCCATTGAAACAGTGTGCGAACATTTCCGTTCCGGAACCCCAACAGATCGTCATCAAACCCTACGATCCGTCAGTAATCAGCGCAATCGTCAAAGCGATTCAGGCCAGTGACACGGGGCTCAGCCCCAACCCGGAAAGTCGCTTGATCCGCCTGAATGTTCCCCCTCTTTCAACGGAACGCCGCAAACAGCTGGTTGGCCGAGTGAAAGAACTGGCTGAAGAAGCCCGAATTTCGATTCGTAACATTCGTCGCGATGCTAACAAGCATGCGGATAACTCCCAGAAAGACAAAGTGCTTTCCGAGGACGAGTGCAACGACGTCAAAGACGAAATTCAGGAACTGACCAAAAAGTTTGAAGGTCAGGTCAATGAGACTGCCAGCGCTAAAGAGACTGAGGTAATGGAAGAGTAA
- a CDS encoding PTS sugar transporter subunit IIA encodes MVDSNRKLTQDEYRSDTQESSWLPFTSVFKPSCIEILPQACGKSTVLSLLMERLSREERIGRQYAEEMVRGLLVRENHGSTAIGHGIAFPHLRTPYVNHFTGAIGIFPEGFQFGRTETPTRLVILTLSPWDAREMHTEFLGRLMNLSQNRLTNFQLMHTTTAKEVYDFLAELDRHV; translated from the coding sequence ATGGTGGATTCCAATCGCAAATTGACTCAGGACGAATACCGTTCTGACACCCAGGAATCTTCCTGGCTTCCCTTCACTTCGGTGTTTAAACCAAGCTGCATCGAAATCCTTCCGCAGGCCTGTGGCAAGTCAACTGTGCTCAGTTTGCTGATGGAACGCCTTTCCCGAGAGGAACGGATCGGGCGCCAGTATGCAGAAGAGATGGTGAGAGGGCTACTGGTTCGGGAGAATCATGGTTCGACCGCCATCGGGCATGGAATTGCTTTCCCGCATTTGCGAACACCGTATGTGAATCACTTCACGGGTGCCATAGGCATCTTTCCAGAAGGTTTTCAATTCGGTCGAACAGAAACCCCGACGCGTCTCGTGATTTTGACGCTCTCTCCCTGGGATGCACGAGAGATGCATACCGAGTTTCTGGGTCGCCTGATGAACCTCTCACAGAACCGCTTGACCAACTTTCAACTGATGCACACGACGACAGCCAAAGAGGTTTACGATTTTCTGGCTGAACTTGATCGACATGTTTAA
- a CDS encoding sigma-54-dependent transcriptional regulator yields MNMTDGLNLLIVDDEPNIRAGLEKGLQAEAGHIQTAEDVEDALQKFKERHYQIVIADVRLPGNHDGLDLLSMILELKPETTVIVITAHGTVETAVEAMRRGAFDFVIKPVDLNLIRQQVRKAFNHHRLQTENQELKDRLAGAGEISGIIGNCASMQEVFQQVRQVADTDATVLIQGESGTGKELIARALHDLSSRSARPFVAVNLGALPESLLESELFGHEKGSFTGASRKKPGCFEQSRGGTLFLDEVTEIPPKSQVDLLRVLETGQFSRVGGEELLTSDARIVSATNKDIQVLIEEGTVREDLYYRLNIIPIQIPALRQRREDIPLLVEHFLQHFCERHGRQLKRVSEEAMYVLTSHRWPGNVRQLRNVMERLVVTVTHELIYVEHLPREFNESSSAGKNPIRSLAEVVEEAEQQAINAALVASDYHREQTAKKLGVSVRTLHYKMSRYGLH; encoded by the coding sequence CTGAATATGACTGACGGATTGAACCTGTTAATTGTAGACGACGAACCCAATATCCGCGCGGGCCTGGAAAAAGGATTGCAGGCGGAGGCCGGGCATATCCAGACGGCGGAAGACGTCGAGGATGCGCTGCAGAAATTCAAAGAACGTCATTACCAGATCGTCATCGCAGACGTTCGGTTGCCAGGTAATCATGATGGCCTTGATCTGCTCTCGATGATTCTGGAACTGAAACCGGAAACGACAGTGATCGTGATAACAGCTCATGGCACTGTTGAAACGGCTGTGGAAGCGATGCGCCGCGGTGCCTTCGACTTTGTGATCAAACCGGTCGACCTGAATCTGATTCGGCAGCAGGTTCGCAAAGCATTTAATCATCATCGGCTCCAGACGGAAAACCAGGAGTTGAAGGATCGGCTTGCGGGTGCGGGTGAGATATCGGGAATCATCGGAAACTGTGCTTCGATGCAGGAAGTCTTCCAGCAGGTGCGGCAGGTTGCCGATACCGATGCCACTGTTCTGATTCAGGGAGAAAGCGGAACGGGTAAGGAATTGATCGCTCGGGCACTCCACGATCTCAGTAGCCGTTCGGCTCGTCCGTTCGTGGCCGTAAATCTGGGAGCCTTGCCGGAATCGCTGCTGGAAAGCGAACTGTTTGGGCATGAAAAAGGCTCGTTTACGGGGGCATCCCGCAAGAAGCCGGGCTGCTTTGAACAGAGTCGCGGAGGAACATTGTTTCTGGATGAAGTGACAGAAATACCCCCCAAAAGCCAGGTCGACCTGTTGCGCGTATTGGAAACGGGACAGTTTTCCCGGGTTGGCGGAGAGGAACTGCTCACGTCGGATGCTCGCATCGTTTCCGCGACAAACAAAGATATTCAAGTACTGATCGAAGAGGGGACCGTTCGCGAAGATCTCTACTACCGACTGAATATTATTCCCATTCAAATCCCCGCTCTTCGGCAACGTCGGGAAGACATTCCTCTTTTGGTGGAGCACTTCCTCCAGCATTTCTGTGAGCGACACGGGCGACAGCTCAAGCGAGTCAGCGAGGAAGCGATGTACGTATTAACGTCGCACCGTTGGCCAGGCAATGTCCGGCAGTTGCGTAACGTCATGGAACGCTTGGTCGTTACGGTCACCCATGAACTGATCTATGTGGAACATCTTCCGCGTGAGTTCAACGAATCTTCTTCCGCTGGGAAAAATCCAATCCGCTCGCTGGCCGAAGTCGTTGAAGAGGCCGAACAGCAGGCGATCAACGCCGCGCTGGTTGCCTCTGATTACCACCGAGAGCAAACGGCGAAAAAGCTGGGGGTCAGCGTACGGACACTCCACTACAAAATGAGCCGATATGGCCTGCATTAA